Proteins from a genomic interval of Planctomycetota bacterium:
- a CDS encoding tetratricopeptide repeat protein, translated as MTLTSAARSLPGPEDVAGMQYDRDGFPIPARFEPPTQDDGGFPAWTADGGRHRRTTALDLAPAGDRATANPASGRRSGGIKRSLIAIMLLFGVVPALFGPSLLSTIGPLIVEWSWERSLEFEADDDLATALVEIDRAIAWHGTEDQQLLCRRAWLRLHAGDAAGAVDDARRAEAAAPLRTAPLRILGLAEVVRGNYTEALATARRVVGSRRDPVSLNHIAYLRALAGTELPEALVDIDEAIGLEGPAVSADILDTRGFVLHLLGRDDEALEQMEEALARQLAERQRMRLAAGRGGVSVIEARLRLREIEQGLAVMHQHRGLIHSRMGNHDLAEKDFATARIKGFDPSRGVM; from the coding sequence ATGACGCTGACTTCCGCCGCCAGGTCGCTTCCAGGCCCCGAGGACGTTGCCGGCATGCAGTACGACCGCGACGGTTTCCCGATTCCCGCCCGCTTCGAGCCCCCCACGCAGGACGACGGCGGCTTCCCCGCCTGGACCGCCGACGGCGGCCGGCACCGGCGGACGACGGCGCTTGACCTCGCTCCGGCCGGCGATCGCGCGACGGCCAACCCCGCGTCGGGCCGCCGCTCGGGCGGGATCAAGAGGTCGCTGATCGCCATCATGCTGCTGTTCGGGGTCGTCCCGGCGCTGTTCGGGCCGTCGCTGCTGTCGACGATCGGCCCACTGATCGTCGAGTGGTCGTGGGAGCGGTCGCTCGAGTTCGAGGCCGACGACGACCTCGCGACGGCTCTCGTCGAGATCGATCGGGCGATCGCCTGGCACGGCACGGAAGACCAGCAGTTGCTCTGCCGGCGGGCGTGGCTGCGCCTCCATGCCGGCGATGCCGCCGGCGCCGTCGACGACGCCCGGCGCGCCGAAGCGGCAGCGCCGCTGCGAACGGCGCCGCTCCGAATCCTCGGCCTGGCCGAGGTCGTCCGCGGCAACTACACCGAGGCCCTGGCGACCGCCCGCAGGGTGGTCGGCAGCCGGCGCGATCCCGTCTCCCTCAACCACATCGCCTACCTGCGGGCGCTGGCCGGCACCGAACTGCCCGAGGCCCTGGTCGACATCGACGAGGCGATCGGGCTCGAGGGCCCGGCGGTCTCGGCCGACATCCTCGACACCCGGGGCTTCGTCCTCCACCTCCTCGGCCGCGACGACGAGGCCCTTGAGCAGATGGAGGAGGCGCTGGCCAGGCAACTCGCCGAGCGGCAGAGGATGCGGCTGGCGGCGGGCCGGGGCGGCGTCTCGGTGATCGAGGCGAGGCTGCGGCTGCGGGAAATCGAACAGGGGCTGGCGGTGATGCACCAGCACCGCGGCCTGATTCACAGCCGGATGGGAAACCACGACCTCGCCGAGAAAGACTTCGCCACGGCGCGGATCAAGGGCTTCGACCCGTCGCGCGGCGTGATGTGA
- a CDS encoding serine/threonine protein kinase has protein sequence MTTTIFQEGRPTITLAGSSTTRCPDELLSRYGEVISVGRLNWTEYHHLIRRLGAGGQGVVFLTTRKGTDNFTLPVALKIFSPERYETEAAYDEAMARIATVSARVALIQQDNLLDVHNFVEQRRIRIMEMEWVDGFDLSCLLAPGFLERTRAGVDEERWRSLNNVIVTPGPEQSRLKPGVAISIVRECLAGLAALHRDAVVHGDIKSSNIMVKRTGNAKIIDIGSAVALDDIPPNRTCTPAYAAPEVLEGREITPRSDLASLGYVLVEMLSGRPPFAGLDSYRDLLEAKRSLVHRLPNLLPSEVACNELLMGFLRRLIAPDPNRRFPGAEDADLAKEGAASFHRQLIVGGLASEYENDIRAWLEPLE, from the coding sequence ATGACCACCACGATTTTCCAGGAGGGACGGCCGACGATCACGCTCGCCGGGAGCAGCACCACGCGCTGCCCGGACGAGCTGCTCTCCCGCTACGGCGAGGTGATCTCGGTCGGCCGGCTCAACTGGACCGAATACCACCACCTCATCCGCCGCCTCGGCGCCGGCGGGCAGGGGGTGGTGTTCCTCACCACCCGCAAGGGGACCGACAACTTCACCCTCCCGGTGGCGCTGAAGATCTTTTCGCCCGAGCGCTACGAGACCGAGGCGGCGTACGACGAGGCGATGGCGCGGATCGCCACCGTCTCGGCCCGCGTCGCCCTGATCCAGCAAGACAACCTCCTCGACGTCCACAACTTCGTCGAGCAGCGACGGATCCGGATCATGGAGATGGAGTGGGTCGACGGGTTCGACCTCTCCTGCCTGCTCGCCCCCGGGTTCCTCGAACGGACCCGGGCGGGCGTCGACGAGGAACGCTGGCGGTCGCTCAACAACGTGATCGTGACGCCGGGCCCGGAGCAGTCGCGGCTCAAGCCGGGGGTGGCGATCTCGATCGTCCGCGAGTGCCTCGCGGGCTTGGCGGCGCTCCACCGCGACGCCGTCGTCCACGGCGACATCAAGAGCTCCAACATCATGGTCAAGCGGACCGGCAACGCGAAGATCATCGACATCGGCTCGGCGGTGGCCCTCGACGACATTCCCCCCAACCGCACCTGCACACCGGCCTACGCGGCGCCCGAGGTGCTCGAGGGGCGCGAGATCACCCCGCGCTCCGACCTCGCCAGCCTCGGCTACGTGCTCGTCGAGATGCTCTCGGGCCGGCCGCCGTTCGCCGGGCTCGATTCCTACCGCGACCTGCTCGAGGCGAAGCGGTCGCTCGTCCACCGGCTGCCGAACCTGCTCCCGTCGGAGGTGGCCTGCAACGAGCTGTTGATGGGATTCCTCCGCCGCCTCATCGCCCCCGACCCGAACCGGCGCTTTCCCGGCGCCGAGGATGCCGACCTGGCGAAGGAGGGGGCGGCCAGCTTCCACCGCCAGCTGATCGTCGGCGGTCTGGCGAGCGAATACGAAAACGACATCCGCGCCTGGCTCGAACCGCTCGAGTGA